A stretch of the Buchananella sp. 14KM1171 genome encodes the following:
- a CDS encoding PTS beta-glucoside transporter subunit IIBCA, translating into MDHAQVAKDVVKALGGPDNISAAAHCATRLRLVMKDAQKVNQAALDAHPDIKGTFTAGGMLQLIVGPGDVDIVFRHMVTDHGVHEVTKDQAKEEADKGGNLFTRFIKMIADIFVPILPALVAGGLMMAINNVLTAEGLFGAGSPALTERWPFLADYANLINMVSSAAFAALPVLVGFSAAKRFGGNVYLGAAIGAAMISTQLLNAWNTGAAIAGDAEVNYWHLFGMDVAQIGYQAQVIPTLVVTWVMCLIEKRLHKWLSGTADFLLTPLITLLLTGFLAFVAIGPITRELAGFITNGVAWGYDNLGLFGGLLFGLIYSPIVVTGLHQSFPAIEIPLIADIANTGGSFIFPIASMANVAQGAAALAIFFRTRDAKMKGIAGAGGTSAVFGITEPAIFGVNLRLRWPFFIGMGAAAVGSALVALLDVRSQALGAAGFVGFVSVVPEDIPAYLALEVLVFVLAFGVTFLYAATRGKADMAERHVVPDSPAPAADSTGHDAAAGPAFSAAALSDMHVTAPLAGAVVPLDQVKDQTFAKGVLGPGIAIEPAGGVVVAPFDGEVKVAFPTGHAYGLKSASGVEVLIHIGMDTVSLNGKGFTPRVSKGDLVRRGDVLAEVDWAAIQAAGLETITPVVISNAARFESVSPLATAGQNLELGADLLAVTAKAKVKA; encoded by the coding sequence ATGGATCACGCTCAAGTAGCAAAAGACGTAGTCAAAGCCCTAGGCGGCCCGGACAACATCTCCGCAGCCGCACACTGCGCCACCCGCCTGCGCCTCGTCATGAAGGACGCACAAAAGGTGAACCAAGCCGCCCTGGACGCCCACCCGGACATCAAGGGCACCTTCACCGCCGGCGGCATGCTGCAGCTCATCGTCGGTCCCGGCGACGTTGACATCGTCTTCCGCCACATGGTTACCGACCACGGCGTCCACGAGGTCACCAAGGACCAGGCCAAGGAGGAGGCCGACAAGGGCGGCAACCTCTTCACGCGCTTCATCAAGATGATCGCGGACATCTTCGTCCCGATCCTGCCCGCCCTGGTGGCAGGCGGTCTGATGATGGCCATCAACAACGTCCTCACCGCAGAGGGCCTGTTCGGCGCCGGCTCCCCCGCCCTCACGGAGCGCTGGCCCTTCCTGGCCGACTACGCCAACCTCATCAACATGGTCTCCTCCGCCGCATTCGCGGCCCTGCCCGTCCTGGTCGGCTTCTCCGCCGCCAAGCGCTTCGGAGGAAACGTCTACCTCGGTGCCGCCATCGGTGCGGCCATGATCTCCACCCAGCTCCTCAACGCCTGGAACACCGGCGCCGCGATCGCCGGAGACGCCGAGGTCAACTACTGGCACCTCTTCGGCATGGACGTCGCTCAGATCGGCTACCAGGCCCAGGTCATCCCCACCCTCGTGGTCACGTGGGTGATGTGCCTGATCGAAAAGCGCCTGCACAAGTGGCTCTCCGGCACCGCCGACTTCCTGCTCACCCCGCTCATCACGCTCCTGCTCACCGGCTTCCTGGCCTTCGTCGCCATCGGCCCGATCACCCGCGAGCTGGCCGGCTTCATCACCAACGGCGTGGCCTGGGGCTACGACAACCTGGGCCTCTTCGGCGGCCTCCTGTTCGGTCTGATCTACTCCCCGATCGTCGTGACCGGCCTGCACCAGTCCTTCCCGGCCATCGAGATCCCGCTGATCGCCGACATCGCCAACACCGGCGGTTCCTTCATCTTCCCGATCGCCTCCATGGCCAACGTGGCCCAGGGTGCCGCCGCCCTGGCGATCTTCTTCCGCACCCGCGACGCCAAGATGAAGGGCATCGCCGGCGCCGGTGGTACCTCCGCCGTCTTCGGCATCACCGAGCCCGCCATCTTCGGTGTGAACCTGCGCCTGCGCTGGCCGTTCTTCATCGGCATGGGCGCCGCCGCGGTCGGTTCCGCCCTCGTGGCCCTGCTGGACGTGCGCAGCCAGGCCCTCGGCGCCGCCGGCTTCGTCGGCTTCGTCTCCGTGGTCCCCGAGGACATTCCGGCCTACCTGGCCCTCGAGGTGCTGGTGTTCGTCCTGGCCTTCGGCGTCACCTTCCTCTACGCCGCCACTCGCGGCAAGGCGGACATGGCCGAGCGCCACGTGGTCCCGGACTCCCCCGCCCCGGCCGCCGACTCCACCGGGCACGACGCTGCCGCCGGCCCCGCCTTCTCTGCGGCCGCCCTCAGCGACATGCACGTGACCGCCCCGCTGGCCGGCGCCGTCGTCCCGCTTGACCAGGTCAAGGACCAGACCTTCGCCAAGGGCGTCCTTGGCCCAGGCATCGCCATCGAGCCCGCCGGTGGCGTGGTGGTGGCGCCGTTCGACGGCGAGGTAAAGGTGGCCTTCCCCACCGGCCACGCCTACGGCCTGAAGTCCGCCTCCGGCGTGGAGGTACTGATCCACATCGGCATGGACACCGTCAGCCTGAACGGCAAGGGCTTCACCCCGCGGGTGAGCAAGGGCGACCTGGTGCGGCGCGGTGACGTGCTCGCCGAGGTGGACTGGGCGGCTATCCAGGCCGCCGGCCTGGAGACCATCACGCCCGTGGTCATCTCCAACGCGGCCCGCTTCGAGTCGGTCAGCCCGCTGGCGACCGCAGGCCAGAACCTGGAACTGGGCGCTGACCTGCTCGCGGTGACCGCCAAGGCCAAGGTGAAGGCCTGA
- the ndk gene encoding nucleoside-diphosphate kinase yields the protein MTAQDTPAEYTLVLIKPDAYERGLTGEILRRFEVKGYRLAALSIVHATEETLARHYVEHKAKHFFAPLVEYMASGPMVAVVVEGNRVLEGVRNMIGATNPTLAAPGSIRGDFGRDWGGGPIRNVVHASDSFESAHREIAIWFPDFEH from the coding sequence ATGACCGCGCAAGACACCCCCGCCGAGTACACGCTGGTGCTGATCAAGCCCGACGCCTACGAGCGCGGCCTGACCGGTGAGATCCTGCGCCGCTTCGAGGTCAAGGGCTACCGCCTGGCGGCCCTGTCGATCGTGCACGCCACCGAGGAGACCCTGGCGCGCCACTACGTGGAGCACAAGGCCAAGCACTTCTTTGCGCCGCTGGTGGAGTACATGGCCTCGGGCCCGATGGTGGCCGTCGTGGTGGAGGGCAACCGCGTCCTGGAGGGCGTGCGCAACATGATCGGGGCCACCAACCCCACGCTGGCCGCGCCCGGTTCCATCCGAGGTGACTTTGGCCGCGACTGGGGTGGCGGCCCGATCCGCAACGTGGTGCACGCCTCCGACTCCTTCGAGTCCGCCCACCGCGAGATCGCGATCTGGTTCCCCGACTTCGAGCACTGA
- the ftsY gene encoding signal recognition particle-docking protein FtsY, with the protein MTSEMIIALVVGGLAVAAVVAFLLVRVNKAKQAPPAPQARPDLVTAPAGDDVAAGAAQAQPGESVAAAPAQVEREAPESVGGRLRRLRERLAGSGSLGRALLSVISRGKLSESDWVELEEALLTADVGVEATGELLERLRRRVQVDGLVESAAVRAALRAELLELVAPQMDRTLHLEPHVAEDGQRHPASVLVVGVNGTGKTTTIGKLARVLVAEGKTVLLGAADTFRAAASQQLETWASRAGVEIVTAERDGADPASVAFEAVKKGTEDGVDVVIVDTAGRLQNKAGLMDELGKVKRVMSRQAPVREVLLVLDATTGQNGMRQAQVFGEVAGVTGIVLTKLDGSAKGGIVVSVQRALGVPVKYVGLGEGPDDFAPFDPEAFVDAIVGA; encoded by the coding sequence ATGACCTCGGAAATGATCATCGCCCTAGTAGTTGGTGGCCTGGCGGTTGCGGCGGTTGTCGCCTTCTTGCTGGTCCGCGTGAACAAGGCCAAGCAGGCCCCGCCCGCCCCGCAGGCGCGGCCCGATTTGGTGACCGCGCCAGCCGGGGACGACGTTGCCGCCGGCGCCGCCCAGGCGCAGCCCGGTGAGAGCGTGGCCGCCGCCCCGGCGCAGGTGGAGCGCGAGGCCCCCGAGTCCGTGGGCGGGCGCTTGCGCCGCCTGCGCGAGCGCCTGGCCGGCTCTGGGTCGCTGGGGCGCGCCCTGCTGTCCGTGATCTCTCGCGGCAAGCTCTCCGAGTCCGACTGGGTGGAGCTGGAGGAGGCCCTGCTCACCGCCGACGTGGGGGTGGAGGCCACCGGCGAGCTGCTGGAGCGCCTGCGCCGCCGCGTGCAGGTGGACGGTCTGGTGGAGTCCGCCGCCGTGCGCGCCGCGCTGCGCGCCGAGCTGCTGGAGCTGGTGGCCCCGCAGATGGACCGCACCTTGCACCTTGAGCCGCACGTGGCCGAGGACGGCCAGCGTCACCCGGCCTCGGTGCTGGTGGTGGGCGTGAACGGCACCGGCAAGACCACCACGATCGGCAAGCTGGCCCGCGTGCTGGTGGCGGAGGGCAAGACCGTGCTGCTGGGCGCTGCGGACACGTTCCGTGCGGCCGCCTCCCAGCAGTTGGAGACTTGGGCCAGCCGCGCCGGGGTGGAGATCGTCACGGCGGAGCGCGACGGCGCGGACCCGGCCTCGGTCGCGTTCGAGGCAGTGAAGAAGGGCACCGAGGACGGCGTGGACGTGGTGATCGTGGACACGGCGGGCCGCCTGCAGAACAAGGCGGGCCTGATGGACGAGCTGGGCAAGGTTAAGCGCGTCATGTCCCGCCAGGCCCCGGTGCGTGAGGTGCTGCTGGTGCTGGACGCCACCACGGGGCAGAACGGCATGCGCCAGGCCCAGGTATTCGGCGAGGTGGCCGGGGTGACCGGCATCGTGCTGACCAAGCTGGACGGCTCGGCCAAGGGCGGCATCGTGGTCAGCGTGCAGCGCGCGCTGGGAGTGCCCGTGAAGTACGTGGGCCTGGGGGAGGGGCCGGACGACTTCGCCCCCTTCGACCCGGAGGCGTTCGTGGACGCGATCGTGGGGGCCTGA
- the hemH gene encoding ferrochelatase yields MTDSLATSETRHVHPHNTAVPAKAPAVVLVNLGTPAEPTPAAVRTFLRKFLSDRRVIEMNPLLWRPILSIILAVRPLSVAAKYKAIWLEQGSPLMHYSVQQAKRLQEELGQDATVRVAMRYSEPTLPKVLDELYAAGHRRVLVIPAYPQYTATCGATVMDEAARWLLTTRDHVELRTVRSFPTAPAYVEALAASLERHWREAGRPDFEAGERVIASFHSIPAAMHNAGDPYRSECEATSAALAERLGIPAGGLVTTYQSVFGRAEWIGPATIDTVEALGKEHCPRVDVICPGFVADCLETLEEIDQLNRETFEQAGGGAFHYVRWGNDSAGCVAAFAEQARSALSGWTPTAPAPLQRDDAAVAAAPDSAPVPAASNLAHMLS; encoded by the coding sequence GTGACAGATTCTCTTGCGACGTCAGAAACGCGCCACGTTCACCCGCACAACACTGCCGTGCCCGCCAAGGCCCCCGCAGTGGTGCTGGTCAACTTGGGCACCCCGGCCGAGCCCACCCCGGCGGCCGTGCGCACATTCCTACGCAAGTTCCTCTCCGACCGCCGCGTCATCGAGATGAACCCCCTCCTGTGGCGCCCGATTCTGTCCATCATCCTGGCGGTGCGCCCACTGTCAGTGGCGGCCAAGTACAAGGCGATCTGGCTGGAACAGGGCTCCCCCCTGATGCACTACAGCGTCCAGCAGGCCAAGCGCCTCCAGGAGGAGCTGGGGCAGGACGCCACCGTGCGGGTGGCGATGCGCTACAGCGAGCCCACCCTGCCCAAGGTGCTCGACGAGCTCTACGCCGCCGGGCACCGCCGCGTGCTGGTCATCCCCGCCTACCCGCAGTACACCGCCACCTGCGGGGCCACCGTCATGGACGAGGCCGCCCGCTGGCTGCTCACCACGCGCGACCACGTGGAGCTGCGCACCGTGCGCTCCTTCCCCACCGCCCCCGCCTACGTGGAGGCCCTGGCCGCCTCCCTGGAGCGGCACTGGCGTGAGGCCGGGCGCCCCGACTTCGAGGCCGGCGAGCGCGTGATCGCCTCCTTCCACTCCATCCCCGCCGCCATGCACAACGCCGGCGACCCCTACCGCAGCGAATGCGAGGCAACCTCCGCGGCCCTGGCCGAGCGCCTGGGCATCCCGGCCGGCGGTCTGGTGACCACCTACCAGAGCGTCTTCGGCCGGGCGGAATGGATCGGCCCGGCCACCATCGACACGGTGGAGGCCCTGGGCAAGGAGCACTGCCCGCGCGTGGACGTGATCTGCCCCGGCTTCGTGGCCGACTGCCTGGAGACGCTAGAGGAGATCGACCAGCTCAACCGCGAGACCTTCGAGCAGGCCGGCGGCGGCGCCTTCCACTACGTGCGCTGGGGCAACGATTCGGCCGGCTGCGTGGCCGCGTTTGCCGAGCAGGCCCGCTCCGCCCTGTCGGGCTGGACCCCCACCGCACCCGCGCCGCTGCAGAGGGACGACGCTGCCGTGGCGGCCGCCCCCGACTCTGCGCCGGTCCCCGCCGCGAGCAACCTGGCGCACATGCTCTCCTAA
- the ffh gene encoding signal recognition particle protein: protein MFDNFSDRLSATFRSLRGKGRLSERDIDETVADIRRALLEADVALPVVRDFTARVRERAMEATRSKALKPGQQVVKIVHEELVEILGGESRDLNLDGRPAIIMLAGLQGAGKTTLAGKLGKWLVGQGRSPLLIAADLQRPNAVNQLQIVGERAGVEVWAPEPGNGVGDPVSVARSGLNQAWVNGNDVVIVDTAGRLGVDEEMMEQARRIRDAVQPQEILFVLDAMIGQDAVNTATAFRDGVGFTGVVLSKLDGDARGGAALSVRGVTGAPVLFASTGEGLDDFERFHADRMAGRILDMGDILTLIEQAEAKIDQEEAQADAEKLLKGQFTLDDFLRQLQQIRKLGSMKKLLGMLPGMGQVRDQLANFDDREVDRVEAIVRSMTPAERADLSLLNGSRRSRIARGSGTTVNEVKQLVERFEQAKKMMQAMGAGGMSPEAMAGGGMPGMGKLPGMGKRAGARQAPKKKQGSGGKKGRSGNPAKRAMQERAAREGLAAQAEQAPQGGFAFGLGGQGQGAQQDWNNLPEDLQRFLGR, encoded by the coding sequence GTGTTCGACAACTTCTCCGATCGCCTTTCAGCCACCTTCCGCAGCCTGCGCGGCAAGGGACGCCTGTCCGAGCGGGACATCGACGAGACCGTTGCCGATATTCGCCGCGCCCTGCTGGAGGCCGACGTCGCCCTGCCGGTGGTGCGTGACTTCACCGCCCGGGTGCGCGAGCGCGCCATGGAGGCCACCCGATCCAAGGCGCTCAAGCCCGGCCAGCAGGTGGTCAAGATCGTCCACGAGGAGCTCGTGGAGATCCTGGGCGGCGAGTCCCGCGACCTGAACCTGGACGGGCGTCCGGCCATCATCATGCTGGCCGGTCTGCAGGGTGCCGGTAAGACCACCCTGGCCGGAAAGCTCGGCAAGTGGTTGGTGGGCCAGGGGCGCAGCCCGCTGCTGATCGCCGCCGACCTGCAGCGCCCCAACGCGGTCAACCAGCTCCAGATCGTCGGTGAGCGCGCCGGGGTGGAGGTGTGGGCCCCTGAGCCCGGCAACGGCGTGGGCGACCCGGTCTCGGTGGCCCGCTCTGGTCTGAACCAGGCGTGGGTCAACGGCAACGACGTGGTGATCGTTGACACTGCGGGCCGACTGGGCGTGGACGAGGAGATGATGGAGCAGGCGCGGCGCATCCGCGACGCCGTGCAGCCGCAGGAGATCCTGTTCGTCCTGGACGCCATGATCGGTCAGGACGCGGTGAACACCGCCACCGCCTTCCGTGACGGCGTGGGCTTTACCGGCGTGGTGCTTTCCAAGCTGGACGGCGACGCGCGCGGTGGTGCGGCCCTGTCCGTGCGTGGCGTTACCGGAGCGCCGGTGCTGTTCGCCTCCACCGGTGAGGGCCTGGATGACTTCGAGCGCTTCCACGCCGACCGCATGGCCGGGCGCATCCTGGACATGGGTGACATCCTCACCCTGATCGAGCAGGCCGAGGCCAAGATCGACCAGGAGGAGGCGCAGGCCGACGCGGAGAAGCTGCTCAAGGGCCAGTTCACCCTGGACGACTTCCTGCGCCAGCTGCAGCAGATCCGCAAGCTGGGCTCGATGAAGAAGCTACTGGGCATGCTGCCCGGCATGGGCCAGGTGCGTGACCAGCTGGCCAACTTCGACGACCGCGAGGTGGACCGGGTGGAGGCGATCGTGCGCTCCATGACCCCGGCCGAGCGCGCGGACCTGAGCCTACTCAACGGCTCGCGCCGCAGCCGCATCGCCCGGGGTTCGGGTACCACGGTCAACGAGGTCAAGCAGCTGGTGGAGCGCTTCGAGCAGGCCAAGAAGATGATGCAGGCCATGGGCGCGGGCGGGATGAGCCCGGAGGCCATGGCGGGCGGCGGCATGCCCGGTATGGGCAAGCTGCCGGGGATGGGCAAGCGCGCCGGCGCCCGCCAGGCCCCCAAGAAGAAGCAGGGCTCCGGCGGCAAGAAGGGCCGCAGCGGCAACCCGGCCAAGCGTGCGATGCAGGAGCGTGCGGCCCGCGAGGGCCTGGCGGCGCAGGCGGAGCAGGCGCCGCAGGGTGGCTTCGCGTTCGGCCTGGGCGGCCAGGGGCAGGGCGCCCAGCAGGACTGGAACAACCTGCCCGAGGACCTGCAGCGATTCCTGGGCCGGTAA
- a CDS encoding glycoside hydrolase family 32 protein: MTEELLHTARSAAANSQALNDPDFPLFHLAPPVGRLNDPNGLIEVEGTYHAFFQYTPTHPQKLVFWGHATSTDLTSWEHHDPAIAPDSRFDMHGAYSGTAIATPQGVELWYTGNYKDPDTGQREATQCLVTTPDLTHFTKEATPVIPAPPEGYTAHFRDPQVWQDHDSSYRMLIGAQRADGTGAAVLYRSLDLRQWELEGEISFPHAGGAFDSFGYMWECPNLVKLVDQETGALRDVLLFCPQGIRPQAPGFENVFACVYLVGELVGTQFVGCDGTFTELDRGFEFYAPQVFARSLSQLPTGDSPAPAVLLGWAGNAGEDDQPSIASGGWVHCMTSPRELVLRGGRLYQRPFLPGLPLRAADWGGTTLQPGAPFSVPELADSRSWRLRLEVGASAPWRIHLGGEQGVSLRFDGATLVADRSSSRYPAGSPRTVELAAAPHAVEVIHDRSITEVFVDDGRTVFTLRSFLDATPGVRVDCEGDLAVRAAQVSRAD; encoded by the coding sequence GTGACTGAAGAACTGCTGCACACCGCCCGTTCCGCGGCCGCCAACTCCCAAGCCCTCAACGACCCCGACTTCCCGCTGTTTCACCTTGCCCCGCCGGTGGGCAGACTCAACGACCCCAACGGCCTGATCGAGGTGGAGGGCACCTACCACGCCTTCTTCCAATACACGCCCACGCACCCGCAAAAGCTGGTCTTCTGGGGGCACGCCACCTCCACGGACCTGACCAGCTGGGAGCACCACGACCCGGCCATCGCGCCGGACTCCCGCTTCGACATGCACGGCGCCTACTCCGGCACCGCTATCGCCACGCCCCAGGGCGTCGAGCTCTGGTACACCGGTAACTACAAGGACCCGGACACCGGGCAGCGCGAGGCCACTCAGTGCCTGGTGACCACTCCGGACCTGACCCACTTCACCAAGGAAGCCACGCCCGTCATTCCCGCCCCACCCGAGGGCTACACGGCGCACTTCCGCGACCCGCAGGTGTGGCAGGACCACGACTCTTCCTACCGGATGCTCATTGGCGCCCAGCGCGCCGACGGCACCGGTGCGGCGGTGCTCTACCGCTCGCTGGACCTGCGCCAGTGGGAGCTGGAGGGAGAGATCTCCTTCCCGCACGCCGGCGGGGCGTTCGACTCCTTCGGCTACATGTGGGAGTGCCCCAACCTGGTCAAGCTGGTGGATCAGGAGACCGGCGCCCTGCGTGACGTGCTCCTGTTCTGCCCCCAGGGCATCCGCCCGCAGGCGCCCGGCTTTGAGAACGTCTTCGCCTGCGTTTACCTGGTCGGCGAGCTGGTGGGCACGCAGTTTGTGGGCTGCGACGGCACGTTCACGGAGCTGGATCGCGGCTTTGAGTTCTACGCGCCGCAGGTCTTTGCCCGCTCCCTTAGCCAGCTGCCCACCGGCGATTCTCCCGCCCCGGCCGTCCTGCTCGGCTGGGCGGGCAACGCCGGCGAGGACGACCAGCCCTCCATCGCCAGTGGCGGTTGGGTGCACTGCATGACCAGCCCGCGGGAACTGGTTTTGCGTGGCGGACGCCTGTACCAGCGCCCCTTCCTGCCGGGCCTGCCCTTGCGGGCCGCCGATTGGGGCGGGACGACGCTGCAGCCCGGCGCCCCCTTCTCCGTGCCGGAGTTGGCCGATTCCCGCTCCTGGCGCCTGCGCCTGGAGGTGGGCGCCAGCGCGCCGTGGCGGATTCACCTGGGCGGCGAGCAAGGGGTCAGCCTGCGCTTCGACGGGGCCACCCTGGTGGCGGACAGGTCCTCCTCCCGCTACCCGGCCGGCTCGCCGCGCACCGTCGAGCTTGCCGCCGCCCCGCACGCGGTGGAGGTGATCCACGACCGCTCCATCACGGAGGTGTTCGTGGACGATGGGCGCACGGTCTTCACCCTGCGCTCCTTCCTGGACGCCACCCCCGGCGTGCGGGTCGACTGCGAGGGCGACCTCGCAGTGCGGGCCGCACAGGTGTCCAGAGCGGACTAG
- a CDS encoding LacI family DNA-binding transcriptional regulator has protein sequence MKKVKPAHREPTLADVAAEAGVALTTVSRVLNNRGYLSKETKEKVAAAIEKLGYRPNQVARALHGKATQTIGLIVPSVALPFFGELAVHIENALAEHGYRILICNSLGNAERERSYLNLLVGNRVDGLISGAHNEHLEEYGTIRMPLVTIDRQLAPHVPNVRCDNESGGRQATALLLESGAKRPALLTSRSGKHNLRERGYRAVLAEAGVEPVVLTVDFHTPAGQRQAAVNAQLDSVRGQVDAVFATDDLAAAEVLEWARLRGIEVPGELKVVGFDGTTALRRALPGLTTVAQPLQAIAQSAVEILLEQIRTRADKRANSTKVTLPAIELPVTLVRGWTA, from the coding sequence GTGAAGAAGGTCAAGCCCGCGCACCGCGAACCCACCCTTGCCGACGTGGCGGCGGAGGCCGGCGTGGCCCTGACCACCGTGTCCCGCGTGCTCAACAACCGAGGCTACCTCTCTAAGGAGACCAAGGAGAAGGTGGCCGCCGCCATCGAGAAGCTGGGCTACCGCCCCAACCAGGTGGCCCGGGCGCTGCACGGCAAGGCCACGCAGACCATCGGGCTGATCGTGCCGTCGGTGGCCCTGCCGTTCTTTGGGGAGCTGGCGGTGCACATCGAAAACGCCCTGGCCGAGCACGGCTACCGTATCCTCATATGCAACTCGCTCGGCAACGCGGAGCGCGAGCGCAGCTACCTGAACCTGCTGGTGGGCAACCGCGTGGACGGCCTCATCTCCGGTGCCCACAACGAGCACCTGGAGGAGTACGGCACCATCCGGATGCCGCTGGTGACCATCGACCGCCAGCTGGCGCCGCACGTGCCCAACGTCCGGTGCGACAACGAATCCGGGGGACGCCAGGCCACCGCCCTGCTGCTGGAGTCCGGCGCCAAGCGCCCGGCGCTGCTGACCTCCCGCTCCGGCAAGCACAACCTGCGCGAGCGCGGCTACCGGGCGGTGCTGGCGGAGGCGGGCGTGGAGCCGGTGGTCCTCACGGTCGACTTCCACACCCCGGCCGGGCAGCGCCAGGCGGCGGTGAACGCCCAGCTGGACTCGGTGCGGGGGCAGGTGGACGCCGTGTTCGCCACCGATGACCTGGCTGCGGCCGAGGTGCTGGAGTGGGCGCGCCTGCGCGGCATAGAGGTGCCGGGCGAGCTGAAGGTGGTTGGCTTTGACGGCACCACCGCGCTGCGCCGCGCCCTGCCGGGCCTGACCACCGTGGCCCAGCCGCTGCAGGCGATCGCGCAGTCGGCGGTGGAGATCCTGCTGGAGCAGATCAGGACGCGCGCGGACAAGCGGGCAAACTCCACGAAGGTGACCCTTCCCGCGATCGAGCTGCCGGTCACCCTGGTGCGCGGCTGGACCGCATAG